The following proteins are encoded in a genomic region of Rissa tridactyla isolate bRisTri1 chromosome 5, bRisTri1.patW.cur.20221130, whole genome shotgun sequence:
- the LOC128910375 gene encoding INSYN2B protein-like, whose protein sequence is MVSREPLPGPAPAGEGGQEKAMTVRSVLLNRDSPDIESRLKRRRNRTQQVRFKDLVEGSAERAASPPPGPTAAHGPNTQRASPPPRDPPEPAALCASRRSWPQAQPGSLTLPMPRKACMSTAIQTSPSIQKPFQASQPRSKSVCNIAGDAVLPATTGSAWCPAGTVPTGASRAQPPRAPGSLPVHDHAAALAQHAAVCRVPPPPPPRDPCPPYPGTAGCPAARCTSPAQSCIPEPCLPSPACARLRGNPGGSRGAAPRPASVPCGQPWPPTEPRGLGRSDSERSLPHGRPPPQPLPYRQQTFPATDTPGLRQPAQGNPLRDPPPPQHQLCGTPWGGPCCTSPAPIPPAPGWHGSAAAVPEKTPAALSHPDPHGICSRLRAAEPGHGRAGPEGPGDPLPLAPQGPGVGTQPAMWAPEVPRHGQPCLTTEQSETLRHVQDLLQLVVAAKGPLGPPAEDENTRTSQGEGPRGPGEQGDLQSQLQSLEGVLETSQQTIRVLLDVIQDLEKKEAQRDGRHSYRTGQDIANCGTCRDCACIIYSVEHDFRQQEGRFQRVLSHIEGDTTPSSPVAVAGAVLTPRQEPSPVTKLPAKLDAKKSRRKCFWFL, encoded by the exons ATGGTCAGCCGCGAGCCCCttcccggcccggcccccgccggcgaGGGCGGCCAGGAGAAAGCCATGACGGTGCGCTCGGTGCTGCTCAACCGCGACTCGCCCGACATCGAGAGCCGCCTCAAGCGCCGGCGCAACCGCACGCAGCAGGTCCGCTTCAAGGACCTCGTGGAGGGCAGTGCAGAgcgggcagccagtccccccccGGGGCCCACGGCCGCCCACGGCCCCAACACCCAACGTGCCTCACcgccccccagggacccccctgaGCCGGCGGCTCTCTGTGCCTCCCGGCGGAGCTGGCCCCAGGCCCAGCCGGGCTCGCTGACGCTGCCCATGCCCAGGAAGGCGTGCATGAGCACCGCCATCCAGACCTCCCCCAGCATCCAGAAGCCCTTCCAGGCCTCCCAGCCACGCAGCAAGAGCGTCTGCAACATTGCCGGGGATGCGGTGCTGCCTGCCACCACGGGGAGCGCTTGGTGCCCAGCGGGGACCGTGCCCACCGGTGCCAGCCGTGCTCAGCCCCCACGGGCACCCGGCAGCCTCCCCGTGCACGATCATGCCGCAGCCCTCGCCCAGCACGCCGCCGTGTGCCgtgtgccaccaccaccaccacccagggATCCCTGTCCCCCTTATCCAGGCACAGCTGGGTGCCCCGCTGCCCGCTGCACCTCCCCAGCACAGAGTTGCAtccctgagccctgcctgccgtcccctgcctgcgcccggctccgTGGGAATCccgggggcagccgtggggctgccccacgcccggCTTCTGTGCCCTGTGGTCAGCCCTGGCCACCCACCGAGCCGCGGGGGCTCGGCCGGAGCGACTCAGAGCGCAGCCTGCCCCATGGGCGCCCACCGCCCCAGCCCTTGCCATACCGCCAGCAGACTTTCCCTGCCACGGACACCCCCGGCCTCCGCCAGCCAGCTCAGGGCAACCCCCTGCGGgaccccccaccaccccagcaccagctctgcgGCACACCATGGGGGGGGCCCTGCTGCACCTCGCcagcccccatcccaccagcgCCAGGCTGGCACGGCTCTGCTGCCGCCGTGCCGGAGAAGACACCAGCTGCGCTCAGCCATCCAGACCCCCATGGTATCTGCAGCCGGCTACGTGCCGCTGAGCCTGGGCACGGCCGGGCAGGACCAGAGGGGCCCGGGGACCCgctgcccctggccccacagggCCCCGGTGTGGGGACACAACCAGCCATGTGGGCACCGGAGGTCCCCCGGCATGGGCAGCCCTGCCTCACCACCGAGCAGTCGGAGACACTGCGCCACGTCCAGGACCTTCTGCAGCTGGTGGTGGCAGCCAAGGGGCCGCTGGGACCACCAGCGGAAGACGAGAACACCCGGACATCTCAGGGAGAGGGCCCCCGGGggcctggggagcagggggaccTGCAGTCCCAGCTTCAGTCTCTGGAAGGGGTGCTGGAGACCAGCCAACAAACCATCCGGGTGCTGCTGGACGTCATCCAGGACCTGGAGAAGAAGGAGGCCCAGCGGGATGG GCGACACTCGTACCGGACAGGGCAAGACATTGCCAACTGTGGGACCTGCCGGGACTGTGCCTGCATCATCTACAG TGTGGAGCATGATTTCCGGCAGCAGGAGGGCCGCTTCCAGCGGGTGCTGAGCCATATCGAGGGCGACACGACGCCGAGCTCCCCTGTGGCGGTGGCGGGGGCCGTCCTGACACCCAGGCAAGAGCCGTCGCCGGTGACGAAGCTACCTGCCAAGCTGGACGCGAAGAAATCCAGGCGCAAATGCTTCTGGTTCCTGTGA
- the LOC128910376 gene encoding BCL2/adenovirus E1B 19 kDa protein-interacting protein 3-like isoform X2, with amino-acid sequence MACAGDDGSWVELRCGPGCPEPEPSRFSSCHADVEKMLLEAQLETESGDSALLTLGSPAWDDDRASQASEQPGEGELLPPHSQPQLGCPHPRQRDVPEEAEWKERCLPASLSWTCARRPPHLSPKEFAFVCSPQPVLWSLQGGAVGRKKRLFSSELLLLFIPSLLLSHVLTLGLGIYIGKRLAASSANPL; translated from the exons ATGGCGTGCGCCGGCGACGACG GCTCCTGGGTGGAGCTGCGGTGTGGCCCAGGGTGCCCGGAGCCCGAGCCCTCGCGGTTCTCCTCCTGCCACGCTGACGTGGAGAAGATGCTGTTGGAGGCCCAGCTGGAGACAGAGAGCGGCGACAG TGCCCTGCTCACACTGGGCTCCCCGGCCTGGGATGACGACAGAGCCAGCCAGGCAAGTGAGCAGCCTGGGGAGGGCGAGCTGCTCCCTCCCCAtagccagccccagctgggctgcccccacccccggcag CGGGATGTGCCAGAGGAAGCCGAGTGGAAGGAGCGATGCCTACCAGCATCCCTCAGCTGGACCTGTGCCCGCCGCCCTCCGCATCTGTCTCCAAA GGAGTTTGCCTTTGTGTGCTCCCCCCAGCCGGTGCTGTGGAGCCTGCAGGGAGGTGcagtggggagaaagaagagacttttcagttcagagctgctgctgctcttcatccCTTCGCTGCTCCTCAGCCATGTGCTGACCCTGGGACTGGG GATCTACATTGGAAAGCGGCTGGCAGCCTCCTCGGCAAACCCGCTGTGA
- the LOC128910376 gene encoding BCL2/adenovirus E1B 19 kDa protein-interacting protein 3-like isoform X1, with translation MACAGDDGSWVELRCGPGCPEPEPSRFSSCHADVEKMLLEAQLETESGDSALLTLGSPAWDDDRASQASEQPGEGELLPPHSQPQLGCPHPRQVREPAPCAAPCARAGRAMASPAPCLLAGCARGSRVEGAMPTSIPQLDLCPPPSASVSKPVLWSLQGGAVGRKKRLFSSELLLLFIPSLLLSHVLTLGLGIYIGKRLAASSANPL, from the exons ATGGCGTGCGCCGGCGACGACG GCTCCTGGGTGGAGCTGCGGTGTGGCCCAGGGTGCCCGGAGCCCGAGCCCTCGCGGTTCTCCTCCTGCCACGCTGACGTGGAGAAGATGCTGTTGGAGGCCCAGCTGGAGACAGAGAGCGGCGACAG TGCCCTGCTCACACTGGGCTCCCCGGCCTGGGATGACGACAGAGCCAGCCAGGCAAGTGAGCAGCCTGGGGAGGGCGAGCTGCTCCCTCCCCAtagccagccccagctgggctgcccccacccccggcaggTAAGGGAGCCGGCCCCCTGCGCTGCACCCTGCGCCCGTGCTGGCCGTGCCATGGCCTCACCTGCCCCATGCCTCCTAGCGGGATGTGCCAGAGGAAGCCGAGTGGAAGGAGCGATGCCTACCAGCATCCCTCAGCTGGACCTGTGCCCGCCGCCCTCCGCATCTGTCTCCAAA CCGGTGCTGTGGAGCCTGCAGGGAGGTGcagtggggagaaagaagagacttttcagttcagagctgctgctgctcttcatccCTTCGCTGCTCCTCAGCCATGTGCTGACCCTGGGACTGGG GATCTACATTGGAAAGCGGCTGGCAGCCTCCTCGGCAAACCCGCTGTGA